The Streptomyces laurentii region TTCGGGCAGAGTCTCCGAAGGGGAAGACGTGAACAAGGCGCAGCTCGTAGAAGCGATTGCCGACAAGTTGGGCGGTCGCCAGCAGGCCGCCGAAGCCGTCGACCACGTGCTCGACGCCATCGTGCGCGCCGTGGTCTCCGGCGACCGCGTGTCGGTCACCGGGTTCGGGTCGTTCGAGAAGGTCGACCGTCCCGCCCGCTACGCCCGCAACCCGCAGACGGGTGAGCGCGTCCGGGTCAAGAAGACCTCCGTGCCCCGCTTCCGCGCGGGTCAGGGCTTCAAGGACCTGGTCAGCGGCTCGAAGAAGCTCCCCAAGGGCGGCGAGGTCTCCGTCAAGAAGGCCCCCAAGGGCAGCCTGACCGGTGGCGCCTCCGCCACCGTGAAGAAGGCCGCCGCGAAGAAGGCCAGCGCCAAGAAGGCCGCCGCGAAGAAGACCACGGCCGCCAAGAAGACGACCGCGGTCAAGAAGACCACGGCCGCCAAGAAGACCACGGCGGTCAAGAAGACCACCGCCGCGGCGAAGAAGGCCACCACGGCCGCCAAGAAGGCGACCCCGGCCAAGAAGGCCACCACGGCCGCGAAGAAGGCCACCGCCGCCAAGAAGACGGCCCCGGCCAAGAAGGCCACCGCGAAGAAGGCGCCCGCCAAGAAGACGACGGCGCGCAAGACCACCGCGAAGAAGGCCGCCGCGAAGAAGTAAGCCGCGACGGCGAGAGCGCTCACACGCCGGGCCGGGCTCCCTGACCAGGAGCCCGGCCCGCGGTGCGTCCCAGGCCCCCCGGGAGCCCGGGATCAGAACGTCTGCAGCGTCACCAGCGTGATCCGCGCCGACGGGCCCTCGCCCGCCGTCTCGATCCGCACCCGCTGCCCGGGCCGCAGCAGCCGCAGGCCGC contains the following coding sequences:
- a CDS encoding DNA-binding protein HU (DNA-binding protein HU [Streptomyces sp. PAMC26508];~IHF - DNA interface [nucleotide binding];~IHF dimer interface [polypeptide binding];~Integration host factor (IHF) and HU are small heterodimeric members of the DNABII protein family that bind and bend DNA, functioning as architectural factors in many cellular processes including transcription, site-specific recombination, and...; cd00591;~identified by MetaGeneAnnotator; putative); the protein is MNKAQLVEAIADKLGGRQQAAEAVDHVLDAIVRAVVSGDRVSVTGFGSFEKVDRPARYARNPQTGERVRVKKTSVPRFRAGQGFKDLVSGSKKLPKGGEVSVKKAPKGSLTGGASATVKKAAAKKASAKKAAAKKTTAAKKTTAVKKTTAAKKTTAVKKTTAAAKKATTAAKKATPAKKATTAAKKATAAKKTAPAKKATAKKAPAKKTTARKTTAKKAAAKK
- a CDS encoding 2-phospho-L-lactate guanylyltransferase cofC (2-phospho-L-lactate guanylyltransferase CofC [Streptomyces sp. C];~identified by MetaGeneAnnotator; putative), which codes for MQATAYTYDPETRSGSVLLDDGTPVEFGAEAFEAGGLRLLRPGQRVRIETAGEGPSARITLVTLQTF